One segment of Panicum virgatum strain AP13 chromosome 3K, P.virgatum_v5, whole genome shotgun sequence DNA contains the following:
- the LOC120699265 gene encoding linoleate 9S-lipoxygenase 6-like — protein MQMPFCWDRRCPAQAPENHIAIRGTVVVSCHFGLSVPGKSTTLRLFSSTQIDHNTGKGRLSMEAPLRGGKKTNHGPGKTSTMTYQVTLFVDVEFGTPGAVVVKNGLKNDQFFLRYVHLELAEDRSIHFECNSWVYPYKKTNSDRVFFINTSYLPDKTPAALQLLREEELRSLRGNGRGERKDWERIYDYDYYNDLGNPDKEDRIRPVLGGTTTHPYPRRCRTGRALFKKDGVTETRKHMINLDFYIPPDERFNPTKLAEVLTLAVQAVTHFVIPESRALFQGTINSFKSFDQLRRDLYSKPQQPAVEGVVMDRLKTSVPSQKTYKQVSKMVKETPVKFPIPQVIEHDREAWRTDEEFAREMLAGLNPVVIKRLDVFPPVSSGGKKSSITAAHIEGQLEGRTVEKAIEQNRLYILDHHDYLMPYLRRINTLGVCIYASRTLLFLKDDSTLKPVVIELSLPNDGGGDDEMSRIFLPASDGIDGHLWQLAKAHVSVNDSGYHQLISHWLFTHAAVEPFIIATKRQLSAMHPVSKLLEPHFKDNMQINTLARSILLSAGGILETTMYPGKYAVEMSSAIYSQWRFTEQSLPKELIKRGVASKDPSGAVTLHIEDYPYAVDGLDVWRAIERWVQSYCAHFYHSDAAVAGDRELQAWWDDVRLVGHGDRQHDPACWLELDTAARLAETLSTLVWIASALHAAVNFGQYGYAGFMPNRPTRCRRFVPQPGSPEMAQLEADPERFFLEMVPDRFTTTLGLALIEVLSNHTSDELYLGQRATSSWTDDGKVLQLLDGFREELRRVEKRVAERNRDPRLKNRRGPAKVPYTLLFPDVGNVGGKEKGITGKGIPNSVSI, from the exons ATGCAAATGCCTTTCTGCTGGGACCGACGATGCCCGGCACAGGCGCCTGAGAACCACATCGCCATCAGAGGAACGGTGGTCGTCTCCTGCCACTTTGGCCTGTCGGTGCCGGGGAAGTCCACCACGCTTCGCCTCTTCAGCAGCACGCAGATTGACCACA ACACGGGGAAGGGAAGGCTGAGCATGGAGGCGCCGCTGCGGGGCGGCAAGAAGACCAACCACGGCCCCGGCAAGACGAGCACCATGACGTACCAAGTGACGCTCTTCGTCGACGTCGAGTTCGGCACGCCGGGGGCCGTCGTCGTCAAGAACGGCCTCAAGAACGACCAGTTCTTCCTCCGCTACGTGCATCTGGAGTTGGCCGAGGACCGGAGCATCCACTTTGAGTGCAACTCCTGGGTCTACCCCTACAAGAAGACCAACTCCGACCGCGTATTCTTCATCAACACG AGCTACCTGCCGGACAAGACGCCAGCGGCGCTGCAGCTGCTGCGTGAGGAGGAGCTGAGGAGCCTGAGAGGGAACGGCCGCGGGGAGCGCAAGGACTGGGAGCGTATCTACGACTACGACTACTACAACGATCTCGGCAACCCCGACAAGGAGGATCGCATCCGGCCGGTGCTCGGCGGCACCACCACACACCCCtacccgcgccgctgccgcaccGGCCGCGCCCTCTTCAAGAAAG ACGGCGTGACCGAGACGCGCAAGCACATGATCAACCTGGACTTCTACATCCCCCCGGACGAGCGGTTCAACCCGACCAAGCTGGCGGAGGTGCTGACGCTGGCGGTGCAGGCTGTGACGCATTtcgtgatcccggagtccaggGCTCTGTTCCAGGGCACCATCAACAGCTTCAAGTCCTTTGATCAGCTGAGGAGGGACCTGTACAGCAAGCCTCAGCAGCCTGCCGTGGAGGGCGTCGTGATGGACAGGCTCAAGACCTCCGTGCCATCGCAGAAGACCTACAAGCAGGTGTCCAAGATGGTCAAGGAGACGCCGGTCAAGTTCCCGATCCCTCAAGTCATTGAGC ATGACCGAGAGGCGTGGAGGACCGATGAAGAGTTCGCGAGGGAGATGCTTGCAGGGCTCAACCCGGTTGTGATCAAGAGATTAGAT GTGTTTCCGCCAGTTAGTAGTGGAGGGAAGAAGAGCTCGATTACTGCTGCTCATATCGAGGGTCAGCTTGAAGGACGAACTGTCGAAAAG GCAATAGAGCAGAATAGGCTCTATATTCTGGACCACCACGACTATCTGATGCCGTACCTGAGGCGCATCAACACATTGGGGGTGTGCATCTACGCGTCGCGCACGCTGCTCTTCTTGAAGGACGACAGCACCTTGAAGCCTGTGGTGATAGAGCTGAGCCTGCCAAATGACGGCGGGGGTGACGATGAGATGAGTAGGATCTTCCTCCCTGCAAGCGATGGGATTGATGGACATCTGTGGCAGCTTGCTAAAGCCCATGTTTCCGTCAATGATTCAGGCTACCATCAGCTGATTAGCCACTG GCTGTTCACTCATGCGGCAGTGGAGCCATTCATCATCGCGACAAAGAGGCAGCTGAGCGCTATGCACCCGGTCAGCAAACTACTGGAGCCACATTTCAAGGACAACATGCAGATCAACACCTTGGCCAGGAGCATCCTCCTCAGTGCCGGAGGCATCCTTGAGACCACAATGTACCCGGGGAAGTACGCCGTGGAGATGTCGTCGGCCATCTACTCCCAATGGAGGTTCACCGAGCAGTCCCTACCAAAGGAACTCATCAAGag GGGTGTGGCGTCCAAGGATCCCAGCGGGGCGGTGACCCTGCACATCGAGGACTACCCTTACGCCGTGGACGGCCTGGACGTGTGGCGCGCCATCGAGCGGTGGGTGCAGAGCTACTGCGCGCACTTCTACCACTCggacgcggcggtggccggggacAGGGAGCTGCAGGCGTGGTGGGACGACGTCCGCCTCGTCGGCCACGGCGACCGGCAGCACGACCCGGCGTGCTGGCTCGAGCTGGACACGGCGGCGCGCCTCGCCGAGACGCTGTCGACGCTCGTCTGGATCGCGTCCGCCCTGCACGCCGCCGTCAACTTCGGCCAGTACGGGTACGCGGGGTTCATGCCGAACCGCCCCACCCGGTGCCGGCGGTTCGTGCCGCAGccgggctcgccggagatggcgcAGCTGGAGGCCGACCCGGAGAGGTTCTTCCTGGAGATGGTCCCCGACCGGTTCACCACCACGCTGGGGCTGGCCCTCATCGAGGTGCTGTCCAACCACACCTCCGACGAGCTCTACCTGGGCCAGCGCGCGACGTCATCGTGGACGGACGACGGCAAGGTGCTGCAGCTGCTGGACGGGTTCCGGGAGGAGCTCCGGAGGGTGGAGAAGCGGGTGGCGGAGAGGAACAGGGACCCTCGGCTCAAGAACCGGAGGGGCCCCGCCAAGGTGCCGTACACGCTGCTGTTCCCCGACGTCGGAAACGTCGGCGGCAAGGAGAAGGGGATCACCGGCAAAGGGATACCCAACAGCGTCTCCATATGA